From the genome of Sphingomonas sp. HMP6, one region includes:
- a CDS encoding chemotaxis protein CheW yields the protein MALFLIAQIAGRTVAIESGQVESVVDIGVIVPVPRSERHVRGLAALRSRVVTVIDTRAALGLEPGPQDAMRAVITIVDGHHYAVLVDALDDVAPFELMPLSTGLVLDKGWRLIGRGLVERDGEPILAIALDSLIPGAGAIAA from the coding sequence ATGGCGCTGTTTCTGATCGCGCAGATCGCCGGACGGACCGTGGCGATCGAGTCCGGGCAAGTCGAATCGGTCGTCGATATCGGCGTGATCGTGCCGGTGCCGCGTTCTGAACGGCACGTGCGCGGGCTTGCGGCGTTGCGCAGCAGAGTCGTGACGGTGATCGATACGCGCGCTGCCCTCGGCCTCGAACCTGGCCCGCAAGATGCGATGCGCGCGGTTATCACGATTGTCGACGGGCATCATTACGCGGTGTTGGTCGATGCGCTCGATGATGTGGCACCGTTCGAACTGATGCCGCTGTCGACGGGCCTCGTGCTCGACAAGGGGTGGCGGCTGATCGGTCGCGGGCTGGTTGAGCGTGACGGCGAGCCGATCCTGGCGATTGCGCTCGATTCGCTCATCCCGGGGGCAGGCGCGATAGCTGCCTGA
- a CDS encoding RluA family pseudouridine synthase, with amino-acid sequence MNRGVATIEARVSDETPSLRLDRALADALPEVSRERLKALITSGAVTDAHGKLASDPSGKAIPGAIYHVTFPPAAPSENAAQDIALNVVFEDEYLIVIDKQAGLVVHPAAGNADGTLVNALLHHCAGNLSGIGGVARPGIVHRIDKDTSGLMVAAKTDRAHEGLARQFHDHSIDRRYKAIVSGRPAPPAGTVDAPLARSPSNRKKIAIVPGGKRAVTHYSTIERLREGALVECRLETGRTHQVRVHMASLGHPLLGDPVYGRTKQGHKAVLETLGFRRQALHAARLGFIHPVKSNALSFDSEMPSDMQELFDTIYI; translated from the coding sequence ATGAACCGGGGGGTTGCCACCATTGAAGCGCGCGTCTCCGACGAGACCCCAAGCTTGCGCCTCGATCGCGCGCTCGCAGACGCCCTCCCTGAGGTTTCACGCGAGCGGCTTAAGGCGCTGATCACGAGCGGGGCGGTGACCGATGCGCACGGAAAGCTCGCCAGCGATCCATCGGGCAAGGCGATCCCCGGGGCAATCTACCACGTCACGTTTCCACCAGCCGCGCCATCCGAGAATGCGGCGCAGGACATCGCGCTCAACGTCGTGTTTGAAGATGAGTATCTGATCGTCATCGACAAGCAGGCCGGGCTTGTGGTGCATCCGGCTGCCGGCAATGCCGACGGGACGCTGGTCAACGCGCTGCTCCACCATTGCGCGGGCAATCTGTCGGGTATCGGCGGCGTGGCTCGGCCCGGTATCGTCCATCGCATCGACAAGGACACGTCCGGCCTGATGGTCGCGGCGAAGACCGACCGGGCGCATGAGGGTCTCGCCCGGCAGTTTCACGATCACAGCATCGACCGGCGCTACAAGGCGATCGTGTCTGGCCGCCCTGCCCCGCCGGCCGGAACGGTCGATGCGCCGCTTGCGCGGTCGCCGTCGAATCGCAAGAAGATCGCGATCGTCCCGGGCGGCAAGCGCGCCGTCACGCATTACAGCACGATCGAACGGCTCCGCGAAGGTGCTCTGGTCGAATGCAGACTCGAAACCGGCCGTACGCATCAAGTCCGCGTCCACATGGCCTCACTCGGCCACCCCTTGCTCGGCGATCCGGTTTACGGTAGAACAAAGCAGGGCCACAAAGCAGTTCTGGAAACCCTGGGTTTCCGGCGTCAGGCGTTGCACGCAGCCCGGCTTGGGTTCATTCACCCTGTCAAAAGTAACGCTTTGTCGTTCGATAGCGAAATGCCGTCGGACATGCAGGAACTCTTCGATACAATCTATATTTAG
- a CDS encoding Mov34/MPN/PAD-1 family protein, producing MALEISSTLLVGLLNEAERSPEHEVCGLLFGTPARIEQALRCCNVAPDPRSAFEIDPVQLIAAHKAERRGGPRIVGCYHSHPSGPPLPSARDAAAAMTDGAIWLIIARREAGFFCAIENGAIERRFVAVRHEIVEP from the coding sequence ATGGCGTTGGAGATTTCAAGCACTCTCTTGGTGGGACTGCTAAACGAAGCCGAAAGAAGCCCGGAGCATGAGGTGTGCGGGTTGCTATTCGGCACACCTGCTCGGATCGAGCAAGCGTTGCGCTGCTGCAATGTGGCGCCCGATCCCCGGTCCGCTTTCGAAATCGACCCGGTGCAATTGATTGCGGCGCACAAGGCAGAGCGTCGCGGTGGTCCAAGGATTGTCGGCTGCTACCACTCGCATCCCTCTGGCCCGCCGCTGCCGTCGGCGCGCGATGCTGCAGCAGCAATGACGGACGGTGCGATCTGGCTGATCATCGCGCGACGGGAAGCCGGATTTTTCTGTGCGATCGAAAACGGCGCGATCGAGCGCCGCTTCGTCGCGGTTCGTCACGAGATTGTGGAACCATGA
- a CDS encoding response regulator, producing the protein MKTCLVVDDSKVIRKVARHILETLNFQVSEAGDGREALDACLVSAPDVILLDWNMPVMSGMDFLRALRDSSIPTRPKVVFCTTENGMAHIRAAIEAGADEYVMKPFDRETLESKLQIVGMA; encoded by the coding sequence ATGAAAACCTGCCTCGTCGTCGACGATTCGAAAGTGATCCGCAAGGTCGCACGCCATATTCTGGAGACACTCAACTTTCAGGTGAGCGAAGCCGGTGACGGCCGCGAGGCGCTCGACGCCTGCCTCGTCTCGGCCCCTGACGTGATCCTGCTCGATTGGAACATGCCGGTGATGAGCGGCATGGATTTCCTGCGGGCGCTGCGCGACAGCAGCATTCCGACGCGCCCAAAGGTGGTGTTCTGCACTACTGAGAATGGCATGGCGCACATCCGCGCGGCGATCGAAGCCGGGGCGGACGAATATGTGATGAAGCCGTTCGACCGCGAAACGCTGGAAAGCAAACTTCAGATCGTCGGCATGGCCTGA
- a CDS encoding histidine phosphotransferase family protein: MTMTSVDFASLLCSRLCHDLLSPVGALNNGLELLADEHDPEMRARCLELLSDSAKASANKLKFFRLAFGAAGGFGETVDAREARAAIEGLFGDGHKVKLGWLVEDATLPKPAIKVLLNLALIAGDALVRGGQLDVGAESVDGQVEIVVRADGPRIVLDGEMRAALTGTHGEAVITPRAAAAYLVHALVQEGGGMVQVSDPDEAVLLFGAAFKVA; encoded by the coding sequence ATGACGATGACCTCCGTCGATTTTGCCAGCCTGTTATGTTCGCGGTTGTGCCATGATTTGCTCAGCCCGGTTGGCGCGCTCAACAACGGGCTCGAGCTGTTGGCCGACGAGCATGACCCGGAAATGCGAGCGCGCTGCCTGGAGTTGCTGAGCGATAGCGCCAAGGCATCGGCGAACAAACTCAAATTCTTCCGGCTCGCTTTTGGTGCCGCAGGCGGATTTGGCGAGACCGTCGATGCGCGCGAAGCGCGCGCCGCGATCGAGGGGCTGTTCGGCGACGGGCATAAGGTCAAGCTCGGCTGGCTGGTCGAAGACGCCACTTTGCCCAAGCCGGCAATCAAGGTGCTGCTGAATCTGGCGCTGATCGCGGGCGATGCGCTGGTGCGCGGCGGCCAACTCGACGTCGGCGCGGAGAGTGTCGATGGTCAAGTCGAGATCGTCGTGCGTGCCGATGGCCCGCGCATCGTGCTTGATGGAGAGATGCGCGCAGCGCTGACCGGCACGCACGGCGAAGCGGTGATCACGCCGCGCGCGGCCGCGGCCTATCTCGTCCATGCACTTGTTCAGGAAGGCGGCGGCATGGTCCAGGTGTCGGACCCGGATGAGGCGGTCCTGCTGTTCGGGGCGGCGTTTAAAGTCGCCTGA
- a CDS encoding SufE family protein: protein MQTLADLESEYSFLEADDRYRLLIDLGRELEEMPTPLKTDATLVRGCSASVWVYPTAKDDGTLHFLADSNAAITKGIIALVLLTVQDQPPAAILATDIPGALAPFDLSKQLSSNRTQGIPNMIALIRDTAARYVTG from the coding sequence ATGCAAACCCTCGCCGACCTCGAATCCGAATACAGCTTCCTCGAAGCCGACGACCGCTACCGCCTGCTGATCGATCTCGGCCGCGAACTGGAAGAGATGCCTACCCCGCTCAAGACCGACGCGACCTTGGTCCGCGGCTGCTCCGCCTCGGTCTGGGTCTATCCCACCGCCAAGGACGACGGGACGCTGCACTTTCTCGCGGATTCGAATGCGGCGATCACCAAGGGCATCATCGCTTTGGTCCTGCTGACGGTGCAGGATCAGCCGCCCGCCGCGATCCTCGCCACGGACATTCCCGGCGCGCTCGCCCCGTTCGACCTGAGCAAGCAATTGAGCTCCAACCGCACGCAAGGCATCCCCAACATGATCGCGCTGATCCGCGATACGGCGGCGCGATACGTAACCGGCTGA
- a CDS encoding J domain-containing protein: protein MARSTSRSVDWGFPRWRAYGEASTAAATVRLCDRHGCTEKGDCPAPKSPNSPERWYFCQTHAGEYNRGWNYFEGLSAEEAAERERAETQTAEGYTESRHHQWAGPGDGSRSRDEMRALDVLELEIDADFEAVRMAWRRLAKSNHPDVRPGDKEAAARFLAIQAAYDVLKAAEDARTWKPESGKPV, encoded by the coding sequence ATGGCACGCTCCACATCACGATCGGTCGACTGGGGCTTCCCGCGCTGGCGTGCCTATGGCGAGGCGAGCACTGCGGCGGCTACCGTGCGGCTGTGCGACCGGCATGGCTGTACCGAGAAGGGCGATTGCCCAGCGCCGAAATCCCCCAACAGCCCCGAGCGCTGGTACTTCTGTCAGACGCACGCTGGCGAATATAATCGCGGCTGGAATTACTTCGAAGGCCTGAGCGCCGAGGAGGCGGCCGAACGCGAGCGCGCCGAGACGCAAACTGCCGAGGGCTATACCGAATCGCGCCATCATCAATGGGCAGGGCCGGGCGACGGGTCACGGTCGCGCGACGAGATGCGCGCGCTCGATGTGCTCGAGCTTGAGATCGATGCCGATTTCGAGGCGGTGCGCATGGCGTGGCGTCGGCTGGCGAAATCGAACCATCCTGACGTTAGACCCGGCGACAAGGAAGCCGCGGCGCGGTTTCTTGCGATTCAGGCGGCGTATGACGTGCTTAAGGCCGCGGAGGATGCGCGCACCTGGAAGCCGGAATCTGGGAAGCCGGTTTGA
- a CDS encoding CheR family methyltransferase, with the protein MTVLTAILEARTGQQLAANREWRVETVLKPLLRDLGIDSIEALAGAAQRSSDIGDRVADALLNQESSFFRDAAVFDMVAEAVEGIHAEQPRRRPRIWSAGCSFGQEPLSLAMLFDEKWVGRTTMTPEIVATDVSDIALARARSGRYSQFEIQRGLPIRRMVRWFESEGDAWVANPELVRRIAFRPMNLVSDPLPIGRFDVILCRNVLLYLNAELRRTAFERFATVIRPGGVLVLGAGETVIGQTEAFRPSARYRGLYEPSHGVP; encoded by the coding sequence ATGACCGTCCTGACCGCGATCCTGGAAGCGCGCACCGGCCAGCAACTCGCCGCTAACCGCGAATGGCGGGTCGAGACGGTGTTGAAGCCGTTGCTGCGTGATCTCGGGATCGACAGCATCGAGGCGCTTGCCGGCGCCGCGCAACGCTCGTCTGACATCGGCGACCGGGTAGCCGATGCCTTGCTCAATCAGGAAAGCTCGTTCTTCCGCGACGCCGCCGTGTTCGACATGGTCGCCGAGGCGGTCGAAGGGATCCACGCCGAGCAGCCGCGCCGCCGACCGCGGATCTGGTCGGCGGGATGTTCCTTCGGGCAGGAGCCTTTATCGCTCGCGATGCTATTCGATGAAAAGTGGGTCGGTCGCACGACGATGACACCCGAAATCGTGGCGACCGACGTCTCCGACATCGCGCTCGCGCGGGCGCGTTCGGGCCGCTATTCGCAGTTCGAGATCCAGCGCGGGCTCCCGATCCGGCGCATGGTGCGCTGGTTCGAATCCGAGGGCGACGCATGGGTCGCCAACCCCGAACTCGTCCGTCGGATCGCGTTTCGTCCGATGAACCTGGTAAGCGATCCGCTCCCGATCGGCCGGTTCGACGTGATCCTGTGCCGAAACGTACTGCTCTATCTGAATGCCGAGCTGCGACGGACGGCGTTCGAGCGCTTTGCTACGGTGATCCGGCCAGGCGGCGTTCTGGTGCTCGGGGCGGGCGAGACGGTGATCGGGCAGACCGAGGCGTTTCGGCCGAGCGCACGGTATCGCGGCCTTTATGAGCCATCACACGGGGTTCCTTGA
- a CDS encoding chemotaxis protein CheB, translating to MPIQTAPRPDPLPFGNAPPHVLIVDDSVVARAVIARAVEHGGRFVVAGAVSSAAAAFDFLRQNRVDGIVLDIQMPGISGLVALPDLIAAGRGAKVLIVSSSASDGAAATIEALALGAADTLVKPDVGDFAGRFSVSLVEKLTRLLTSETAADLPVQRPGPAPLTGVGNGFDIVAIGASTGGIHALSVLLRELPTAFSVPILITQHLPESFMPYFAAQVAVLANRPCDVATDCMRIRPGRVIIAPGNAHMRIVSTGDATAVRLSSEPSRSGCMPSVDPTFESLADVYGSRALGIVLSGMGRDGCEGAQRLINCGAAVVVQDQASSVVWGMPGAIVGAGIASAVLTPVEIGRLAAARRRPA from the coding sequence ATGCCCATCCAGACTGCTCCCAGGCCTGATCCGCTCCCCTTTGGCAATGCGCCGCCGCACGTGCTGATCGTCGACGACTCGGTCGTCGCGCGGGCCGTGATCGCGCGCGCCGTCGAACACGGTGGCCGGTTCGTCGTCGCAGGTGCCGTCTCAAGCGCGGCGGCCGCGTTCGACTTCCTGCGGCAGAACCGGGTCGATGGAATCGTGCTCGACATCCAGATGCCCGGTATCAGCGGATTGGTCGCCTTGCCCGATCTGATCGCGGCGGGACGCGGGGCGAAGGTGCTGATCGTCTCCTCCTCCGCCAGCGACGGCGCTGCAGCGACGATCGAGGCGCTTGCGCTCGGCGCGGCAGACACGCTGGTGAAGCCCGACGTTGGGGATTTTGCGGGGCGTTTTTCGGTTTCCCTGGTCGAAAAACTCACGCGCTTGCTTACGTCTGAAACTGCGGCAGATCTGCCGGTGCAGCGGCCTGGACCCGCGCCGTTGACCGGCGTCGGCAACGGCTTCGATATCGTCGCGATCGGCGCATCGACCGGCGGGATCCACGCGCTCAGCGTGCTGTTACGGGAATTACCCACGGCCTTCTCGGTCCCGATCCTTATCACGCAGCATTTGCCTGAATCGTTCATGCCCTATTTTGCAGCGCAAGTGGCGGTGCTCGCCAATCGGCCGTGCGACGTGGCCACCGATTGTATGCGGATTCGGCCCGGCCGCGTGATCATCGCCCCCGGCAACGCGCATATGCGGATCGTGAGCACCGGCGACGCCACCGCCGTCCGTCTTTCCAGCGAACCGAGCCGAAGCGGTTGCATGCCCTCGGTCGATCCGACGTTCGAAAGTCTTGCCGACGTCTATGGCAGCCGGGCTCTCGGCATCGTGCTGAGCGGGATGGGGCGCGACGGGTGCGAAGGCGCGCAAAGACTGATCAACTGCGGAGCCGCGGTCGTCGTGCAGGATCAGGCCAGTTCGGTCGTTTGGGGCATGCCCGGCGCGATCGTCGGCGCGGGCATCGCCAGCGCCGTGCTGACGCCGGTCGAGATAGGTCGCCTCGCCGCAGCGCGGCGACGTCCGGCATGA
- a CDS encoding N-acetylmuramoyl-L-alanine amidase, producing MTIIDTPSPNFDERLLPVSIVVLHYTGMQTAQAAIDRLRDPEAKVSAHYLIAEDGQVLRLVSEDKRAWHAGKARWRGIEDVNSASIGIEIVNPGHEFGYRPFLEEQIDALVPLLASIQERHGITRGNVVGHSDIAPTRKQDPGELFPWSRLAKVRLALPRPTQKLMDPLWSDAGFLVALERFGYDVSDKLAAIVAFQRRFRPELIDGVIDGECRSILLALLLPKPTGDE from the coding sequence ATGACCATCATCGACACGCCCTCGCCCAATTTCGACGAGCGGCTGCTGCCCGTCTCGATCGTCGTGCTGCATTATACCGGTATGCAGACGGCGCAGGCCGCAATCGATCGGTTACGGGATCCCGAAGCCAAGGTTTCCGCGCATTATCTGATCGCCGAGGACGGGCAAGTGCTGCGGTTGGTGTCCGAAGACAAGCGCGCCTGGCACGCCGGCAAGGCGCGCTGGCGCGGGATCGAGGACGTCAATTCCGCCAGCATCGGGATCGAAATCGTCAATCCCGGCCATGAATTCGGCTATCGCCCGTTCCTGGAGGAGCAGATCGATGCGCTGGTGCCGCTGCTCGCTAGCATCCAGGAGCGGCACGGCATCACGCGCGGCAATGTCGTCGGGCATTCCGACATCGCGCCGACGCGCAAGCAGGACCCGGGCGAGCTGTTCCCATGGAGTCGCCTCGCCAAGGTGCGCCTGGCGTTGCCGCGTCCGACGCAGAAATTGATGGACCCTTTATGGTCCGATGCCGGTTTCCTCGTCGCGCTCGAACGTTTCGGCTATGATGTGTCCGACAAGCTCGCCGCGATCGTCGCGTTCCAGCGCCGCTTCCGCCCCGAGCTGATCGACGGCGTCATTGATGGCGAGTGTCGCAGCATCCTGCTCGCCTTGCTGTTGCCAAAGCCGACCGGGGACGAATGA
- a CDS encoding chemotaxis protein CheA, with amino-acid sequence MDDLLQEFIAETRETLEALSGEIVAWESAPDDRDRLDAIFRFVHTVKGSCGFLDLPRLARLSHAAEDVLAAVRSGERSPDTRLVNAVLAIVDRIGEIVEAIDAGHALDDSGEDLLIAALDTGSEAVVSATAPTLRAATRSVRLNVDLLDRMMSGMSDMVLARNELARRMRDDGANPSVEAALERLSLTVAEMRDTVTRTRMQKIDALFSALPRMVRDTAAELGKSVTLHIEGSDVELDREMIEMMRDPLVHIIRNSIDHGIEAPALRRMAGKRENGWLNVSARQSGNQIIIEICDDGQGIDTDRLVAKIADSGLRSEAELRALGEQARLELVFEPGLSTKDTVTAISGRGVGMDVVRANVEQIGGRIDLANAPGKGVRISIHVPLTLSIMATIGIGVRDQRFAISRQAIEEIVRVGGDAIRIDRIGDTLTATVRDRRMPLIDLGAMLGFEPSEPAMLVIVSVSGGSYALAVDTVLDHEELVIKPASPAVMATGIYAGQTLPDSGLPMLMLDCAGIAHAAGLEFHREAAADEVAVEIRAAGVQALLFDDLDGTRRIVPLSVIDRVEPVSTGSIRFSAGQLRLSVEDAIIPLVALGDWAAKSSVSVLRLRDGGIEIGYAIGEALDIVELPEAIVAAREPGPIAGVVAIDGDQVEVVDLHWIFAHYAHGGAEVGAPLCLLDGTESSWMTTFLKPVLEGAGYRVTAGLRPGERAQVVVRMADDTATTAVSAPVVRLRREAEGDEGSVFRYDRQGLLAAVARSAGGR; translated from the coding sequence ATGGACGATCTGCTACAGGAATTCATCGCCGAGACGCGCGAGACGCTGGAAGCGCTCTCGGGCGAGATCGTCGCGTGGGAATCCGCGCCCGACGATCGCGATCGGCTGGATGCGATTTTCCGTTTCGTCCATACCGTAAAGGGCAGCTGCGGTTTTCTCGATCTGCCCCGGCTGGCACGGCTTAGCCATGCCGCCGAAGACGTGCTCGCCGCAGTCCGTTCCGGCGAGCGGAGTCCCGACACGCGCCTCGTCAACGCGGTGCTCGCCATCGTCGATCGGATCGGCGAGATCGTCGAGGCGATCGATGCGGGTCATGCGCTCGACGATTCGGGCGAGGATTTGTTGATCGCCGCGCTCGATACTGGTTCCGAAGCCGTCGTATCGGCGACCGCACCCACATTGCGCGCGGCGACACGCAGCGTGCGGCTGAACGTCGATTTGCTCGACCGGATGATGAGCGGCATGTCCGACATGGTGCTCGCGCGCAACGAGCTTGCGCGGCGGATGCGCGACGATGGCGCAAACCCGAGCGTAGAGGCGGCGCTCGAACGCTTGTCGCTGACCGTCGCCGAGATGCGCGACACCGTGACTCGGACCCGGATGCAGAAGATCGACGCGTTGTTTTCAGCCCTGCCGCGCATGGTGCGCGATACTGCGGCCGAACTCGGCAAATCGGTGACGCTCCACATCGAGGGCAGCGACGTCGAACTCGACCGCGAGATGATCGAGATGATGCGGGATCCGCTCGTCCACATCATCCGCAACTCGATCGACCATGGGATCGAGGCCCCGGCGCTGCGTCGGATGGCGGGCAAGCGGGAAAACGGCTGGCTTAACGTGTCGGCGCGGCAGTCGGGCAACCAGATCATCATCGAAATCTGCGATGACGGGCAGGGGATCGATACCGACCGCCTCGTCGCCAAGATCGCCGATAGCGGCCTGCGCAGCGAAGCCGAGCTGCGCGCACTTGGCGAGCAGGCGCGGCTCGAGCTGGTGTTCGAGCCTGGGCTGTCGACCAAGGATACGGTCACCGCCATTTCCGGCCGCGGCGTCGGAATGGACGTGGTGCGCGCCAATGTCGAACAGATCGGCGGGCGGATCGATCTCGCCAATGCGCCGGGGAAGGGCGTGCGGATCTCGATCCATGTTCCGCTGACCTTGTCGATCATGGCGACGATCGGGATTGGGGTGCGCGATCAGCGCTTCGCGATCTCGCGTCAGGCGATCGAGGAGATCGTTCGTGTCGGCGGCGACGCGATCCGGATCGACCGGATCGGCGACACGCTGACAGCAACGGTTCGGGATCGGCGGATGCCGTTGATCGATCTCGGCGCGATGCTCGGCTTCGAGCCCAGTGAACCGGCGATGCTGGTGATCGTCAGCGTGTCGGGCGGCAGCTATGCACTCGCGGTCGATACCGTACTCGACCATGAGGAACTGGTGATCAAGCCGGCCTCGCCCGCCGTCATGGCGACCGGCATTTATGCGGGCCAGACGCTGCCCGACAGCGGGCTGCCGATGCTGATGCTCGATTGCGCGGGGATCGCACACGCGGCCGGTCTGGAATTCCACCGCGAAGCCGCGGCGGACGAGGTGGCGGTGGAAATCCGTGCCGCTGGCGTCCAGGCGCTGTTGTTCGACGATCTCGATGGCACGCGGCGGATCGTGCCGTTGTCGGTGATCGACCGGGTCGAGCCGGTATCGACCGGATCGATCCGCTTCTCGGCTGGCCAATTGCGTTTATCGGTCGAGGATGCGATCATTCCGCTGGTCGCCCTGGGGGATTGGGCGGCCAAGTCCTCGGTGTCGGTGCTGCGCTTGCGCGATGGCGGGATCGAGATCGGCTATGCGATCGGGGAGGCACTCGATATCGTCGAGCTTCCCGAAGCCATTGTCGCCGCGCGGGAGCCAGGGCCGATCGCGGGGGTGGTGGCAATCGATGGCGATCAGGTCGAAGTTGTCGATCTGCACTGGATCTTTGCGCACTATGCGCATGGCGGAGCCGAAGTGGGCGCGCCGTTATGCTTGCTCGACGGCACCGAATCCTCATGGATGACGACGTTCCTGAAGCCGGTGCTCGAAGGTGCTGGATACCGCGTCACCGCCGGGCTGCGGCCCGGCGAACGCGCACAGGTCGTGGTTCGTATGGCCGACGACACCGCGACCACGGCGGTGTCCGCGCCTGTCGTGCGCTTGCGGCGCGAGGCGGAGGGCGATGAAGGCAGCGTCTTCCGATACGACCGGCAGGGGCTGCTCGCGGCGGTCGCACGGTCGGCGGGAGGTCGATGA